The genomic interval TTGGCTCAATCGTAGTATCTCCGTAACCTTTACGTTTACCCAAAACTATTGCCATTGCCAATGCTGACACTCCTGCGGTAATATGCACAACTGTCCCTCCTGCAAAATCTAATGCACCAAATCCGCGTAACCATCCGCCGATACCCCAAACCCAGTGCGCAACAGGATCATATACAATAGTTGACCATAAAAGAGTGAATACCAAAAACCCGCAGAAGTTTACGCGTTCAACAAACGCGCCAGTGATCAATGCCGGGGTTATTACCGCAAACATTGCCTGGAATATCATAAAAGCTAAGTGCGGGACTGTAGATGCATAGTCCGGGCTTGGGCTTTGCCCGACAGTATTTAATCCAAGCCATTCAAGCCCGCCGATAATACCTCCTTTATCCGGCCCGAATGAAATACTATATCCGTAAAGAATCCATTGGATACCTATAACGGATGCGATAACCATGCTAAGCATTATCGTGGATAACAAATTCTTTTTTCTTACCATCCCTCCATAAAAAAACCCTAACGCCGGAGTCATGAGCATCACCAGCGCGGCGGATATCAACACCCACGCAGTATCCCCGGAGTTTATTACTAAAGTTTCAGTATTCATAAATTAATATATCCTAAAATCCTTTCTTTAACCATATTTCCCATTCCCATGTGTGTATTAAAATACAAGAGGACTTCTTTGTTCGATTTACCACGCACGTTGGTAGAATGGACGGCATAGTCTATTGACTGTGTATAAAAACAAAAACCTTCTTACATAACTGTGTAAGAAGGTTACATCTATGTTTCAACTACTTCCTTATCAGTAGTTATTATTAGCACAAAACACTGTTTCTGTCAACAAAAAAATATTTACCCGAGCCTATGATACCCGAACCGCGAGTAAAACATACCCATTTTTTTTTGGACTGCCGGTATCCATGAATCGTTACGCATATGCAGGTACGTAAAATACCTGAGGTCCATTTTTTGCCGGGTAACGCGTTGATAAAACTTTTCTGTGATAACATTTTTTTCCTTAAGCGCCTTAAGCTCCTGCGGTGGAAGGACACACCCTAAATTATGGATACTATCCAACACCACTGCTGCAGTACCCGTTTTCTCCAGCATCGTCCAAATATTAACTTTAATAATACCATCGCCAGATAACCGCGCGAGTTTCTGTTCAGGTAAACTTGACGTCCCGTGCAGGACCAACATTTTCCCTACCCGCCGGCTGATACTTCGTGCACGCGCGTGGTCGTATTTTATATCGGCTACAGCCGCGCGGTGTTCCGTCCCAAGGTTCACGACAATAAGATCAACCCCGGTTGCATGCACGTATTTCTCAGCAGCAACAGGATCGGTGAATACATTTTTTTCAGCTCCCGTCCCGGATTCATAAATTTCATCCACCACGCCTTCAACAAGGTAATAATTGCGGTTATTCTTTACAAACACCGCAGTCCGTGCCATATTTGTCTTTAAATTCAAATGCGAACAGTCATACATCACTGACGAAAAAAAGTTTTTACCAGCTTCAAACACTTTATGGTCAAGCTCGGGATGCCCATGGTCAAAATGTACCATAACATTAACGGTACTATAAAACTTTGCACCTTTACCGGCGAGACGGTAAACATCATCGCGTACCGCCAAAAACCCGTCCCACACATTATTGGTAACCGTATAATTTGCTAACTGCTGACGGGAAGGATAATGCCCGGTAAACGCTAGCATAACGGGTATTCTGGGTATCCCCATCTTCCGCCCGGTCTCGTGTGCCGCGACGATTATAGATTCTGTAGTTAACGCGTTCTCCGTCCCAAAAGCTGGTATACACGCATTGTGTTTACGTAACCATTGAAGTATGCGTTTAACTTCCCGCGGTTTTGATATCACAGCCATACTGCTATAAATCTCCTTTTACCATTTTTCCATACTCATATACCTGCTATCAAATGAAACACTTTCTCTAACCCGGCATACGCATTTTTGTATACACCATAATACTTTGTATATTCACGATAATTACGTTTATCCGGAATAACTATGCTTTTATGGTGTACCATATGTTTAACCGCATCATACACCGTCTGGTAGGTACCTGTTGAAGTACTCGCAAGTACCGCTGCGCCAAGCGTAGCGGCCTCCGCAGAAGCGGTTAGTACTATACGTTTACCTATACAATCCGCCACTATCTTTGCCCAGAGACGGCTTTTTGCACCCCCGCCACTGAGTATTACCGTACCGATCTTCACCCCTAGGTGTTCCATATATTCAAGGTTTGATCGTATCTCATACGCAACAGATTCAAGTACTGCACGGACAATATTTTCACGTGTATGCCCGAGTGTTAACCCTATAAACACACCTCTTGCGTCAGGGTTCCACAACGGCGCACCGGCACCCATGAAGTATGGTAATACAACCAACTTACCAGCACCAATCCCGGTTTTTACCGCTGAAGATACCATATCGTCATAATTAGTGTTCTCATATAATACATCCCTGCACCATCGTAGTAACACCCCGGTGGTCCATATCGGCGGTTCAAGTTCCCACTTCCCAGGTACCGCTGCGCAACAGCATAACATCTTTCTCCCGGGATCGAGCACCGGGTGGTTGAGTGTCATACTTAACACCGATGATGTTCCAATACTAACGCTAACGATCCCTTCCTTCACTGCGCCAACACCCACGGCTGCGCATTGCTGGTCACCTCCGCCGGTAATAACTTTTGTTACACCTTCCAACCCTACTTCCCGCGCAATACTTGGAAGTACTTCACCAACTACCGTCCCGGATTCAAGGATCTCAGGAAATTTTTTTGTATCCACCCCAAATTTTGTAAACATCTGACGAGACCATACGCGTTTACGGATATCCAGCATCATAGTCCGTGATGCGATTGACGGTTCTGTCACAAACCGGCCGGTAAGTTTTGCGATAATATAATCTTCCGCCTGTAAAAACTTGTACGCTGAACGGTATAACTCCGGCTTATTATGTTTTATCCATAAAAGTTTACATAACGAAAATGAGGGGTCTATCCTCAATCCGGTAAGTTTGAACACCGCATTTGTACCGGCAACTTTCTTTACTTCTTCAGCTTGAGATACTGTACGTTTATCCATCCAGATAATACAGTTACTCAAACACCGGCATTTATCATCCACCGGGACAAGCCCTTCCCGCTGCGATGTCACTGTTATAGCGGAAATACATTTATTTTGTTTAACCTTTGCCGTTACAGCTTTCATTGTTATAACAACATTTTTCCACCATACCAATGGATCCTGTTCCGCCCAATCAGGTTTTGGATGTATAATAGGATATTCCCTCGCTTCAAACGCCAAGGTTTTCCCGAATTTATCTATAATACTGCTTCTTACACTCGTAGTCCCGAGGTCAACCACCAAAAACATTTTTGTATTTACCCTTTTTTCTGCGGGAGAGCAACATCAAACCCAAGATAATTAGATAACGCTTCCGTCACGGGATCAAGCACATGGCCGGTGGTTATCGCGACATGATGCCGGTGCCCGTTTTTGCCGATATACAACAACACATCTTGTAACGACGGTATCTCCGCTACACCTGCACAGCCAAAAAAGTCCGGCGGTATTTTATCGTCAGTAAACACGCCTTCCCCCGCGTAAAATCTTAGTTTCCCTTTTGAAGTCAGCATACTTGCAAAAGTAAACTCACCCGCTGCGATACGCCCGTGGTTAGGCCCAAAGGAACGGTTCGGCCCAACTTCTTTATCATTTGCGAGTATCGCATGATCAACAACTTTGCCTTTCTCTTTCATCATCGCCTGGGGGATAGGCCCGCAATGGAACAATATGCATTTATCCGGATTATCACCATAATTATTGTTCCAGTCAAGGCACGCGGAAACATTCCCTGACGCTTGTTGCAGAGCGTACATTGTAACCGCGCTTCCGATATCCACTTCACACGCTGCAGGGATACCCGCATTGTTCAGCATACTCATATACACACAAGGCGAGATACCCAGCATTTTTTGCATTTCAACCCAGCAACGTACTGCTACAGCATCAAGTGTATTTTCGTTGATAATATCCTCAACCGCAATACCTAATTTAACAATATTCCTGAACGCTTCCTCCGGTACTGAAGTCCAGTCCGAATACTTCCGGAGTTTCAGTGCAACACCTTTATACCTTGCACTTTTTTCATTAACTTTCTGTATGCGGTACAAAACTTCAGAAAAATCGTATGTTTCCATTGTAATACCGTTATTCTGTAACGCAACCTCGTCGATACGCACAGTTTTAAACGCTGTTGTTCTCGCGCCAATAGCTCCGACGGTCATATTTTTTAGTTTATTCACTACGCGGCATACCCGTGCGAAGTAGTCCACCTGCACAGCAAATTCTGCGGTCGTAGGTGCAAGTGTATGAGGCGGCAATGCTGTGAACTTAATCCCGTACTGCACAAACATATCCATAACCGATAACTTCCCGCAGTACGCATCCCTGCGTTTATCCGGTGACATTTTGGTTAACTCATCTGGATATGCTTGTACAAGTATCGGCACCCCTGCATTTTTTAATGCAGCCACCGCACCGTTTTCATCCCCGAAGTTTGGCAGGCTGAGGATTACACCGTCATAATTCCCGCGGTTACGGTCCAAAAACTTTGCGTACACCTCACCTTCTTTTGAAGTTTCAACAGCACCGTACCGTGTAGCATTTTCATTAAGGATAATGTATCCGTACCCGTTTTTCTTTAACACCTGCACAAGTTCACGCCGTGCCTGTGCAATAAGGCTTGCCGGGAAAAACCCGCGGTTACCGAAGTACAACGCGAATACCAACTTTTTTTGGTTCATAATAAGGTTTAATTACCATCCTTCCGATAATAGGTATATACCCTTGAATCTATATTTATTATAACACCTGAATATTGATCTCCGCAAATATTAATGGAACTTTTTATTGTAACACAGGGTCTAACATAAGCACTATTAGAATTATAATTTATTGGTATTATAAACAGTGCATATAGTAAAATAAGGCAATAATTTCAATTAAATACTGAATGAGGTTGTAATAAAACTTATGAAACGCGTTGTATGCCTGTTGTTGAGTTGTATATTAATTTTTTCCTTTACATTAAATGCCCGCGCAGTACTCACCGAAGGGCGATGTTTATGGATTACCCGGTGGGACTACAAAAACGCAGCCGATATCCAGGCCTTAATCACCCAGGCAAAAAATGCTAATTTTAATATCGTGTTGTTTCAGGTACGCGGTACAGCGGATGCGTTCTATAATTCAAAATATGAACCCTGGTCTGACGACCTCGGTACACTGGGTGTAGATCCCGGGTGGGACCCTTTAGCGGAAGCTGTCACCCGTGCGCATGCCGCCGGGCTTGAGCTCCACGCATGGATAAACACATTCCCCGCATGGAGCGGCACCTCCGCCCCTCCATCCTGTACACCTACACACATATACAACGCGCATCCGGACTGGATCTGCGTAGATAGCAACGGTACAAAACAAGCATTAAACAGTAGTTATGTTTCAGTAAGCCCCGGGATACCTGCCGTACAGGACCATCTCTATAACGTGGTAGTCGATATAATAACTAGCTACAATGTTGATGGCATACATTTTGACTATATCCGCTACCCCAACCCTCAGTACTCACATGATACCATCAGTACCCAACGTTTCAATGACCATACTGTTGGCGGGGGTAATCCCAATAACCTCGCATGGGCAGAATGGCAGCGTGAACAAATAACAGGTTTTGTAGAACGCGTATATAACGGTATTGCCGGCCCGAATGGTATAAAACCCGGCAAAAAAATTTCTGCTTCCGTATGGGGTATCTATAAAGATATCTGGGGCTGGGGTTCATCCGAAGGATACAGTGATTATTACCAGGACTCACGTAAATGGCTGGCGAAAGGTATCATTGATTTTGAATGCCCGATGATCTACTGGCCAATAGTCAACACCTCCGGCGGAGGGTGGAACTTCAAAACTTTAGTTGAAGACTTTGGCGCGAACTCCTATGGGCGCCATATATACTCCGGGTTGATAGCCGACTATGCATCGTTCTCGGAAGTAAACAACGAAATCGTTCTCGCACGAAACACCGCGGGTATCAGTGGCAGCGCAATCTTTGCGCATTCCACATTAAAATCCCGTGCGTACTACGACGACCTCGTTGCCACCGGCGGGCCGTATAACGAAATCGCTATAGTTCCCCCGATGCCCTGGAAAATTACGGCGGATACCGGCTCAATCCAAGGAGTAATCACCAAAACCGGCGGTTCAACACCAGTCTCCGGTGCGTCCGTACAAATATGGCTTGGCACTGTTTTAAAAGGTAATAAATTAACGGATGCCAACGGCGCGTATTCGCTAGTATTAGGTACTGGTGCCTATACTGTAACAGTCACAGCGGATGGATTCTCCAGCGTACAGGAAAATAATGTTTTAATATCATCATTCCAAAATATTGTACGGAATTATAGTATCCAAGCAATAATGGGAACAATAGCAGGACAAGTTACTGAAACCGGAACACTTAAACCTATATATAATGTCAATATAGAATTCTTACAGAACAATATTGTCTCCACCAAAATCCAACCGAATGAAAACGGATACTATTCGTTGAACCTAACTTCCGGAACTTACACATTCCGCGTGGAAGGCCCGGGGTATGATGTCGTAACACTAGACGCGCAAACCATTGTACCGGATACCACGATGACACGTAATTACACACTAACTCCAAGCACAGGGTTTTATGCTAACGGTTTTTGGCATGAAGTTTTTTCTGGGAATACATACTACCATTCAGCGGTTTCAACCGCACCAACTTTTTGGTACGGTAAAGACGATACCGGGGATTATGATAACGCATTACAAAACGCAGGTGATCTTATCACCCCGTTTTATGGAATAGTAACAGCTCAAAGCAGGTTAACCTTCTGGAGTTATGAACAAACCGATGGGCGGACTGGTGCGGATAAACGCCAAGTATTCGTTTCCCCCGATTATGGTACAACCTGGAATAAAGTATATGACAGCGCAGGTACGCAAAGCGCATGGTATAAAGTTGACCTTGACCTCAGTGCTTACGCAAATTCTAAGATACTCATCAAATTCAGGTTTGATACCGTAGATCCAAATTATAACAGTTACCTTGGATGGTATATAAATGATGTAAATATCTCAAACCTTGGCGGGTATATCACCGGTATTGTTTATCAACCCGGCGGTGTTACCCCTCTTAACGGCGCAAAAATACGTGTAATGTCCGATACTAATACAGAGATTACCTCAACCTTAACCGGTGAAAATGGCTTATACTCTATCCTTGCCCCGCGAGGTACATGGACACTCCGTGCATCATATCCACCTTATGACCCGCAAACCCAAAGTAATGTTATGGTAATACCGTCTTCCACAACCGCGAATATTAATTTTACAATGCAGCTTACCACCGACTTCACCGCACCGGGGACTGTGGTTATCTCAACTGCCGCACCTGCAGAAAACGCGGTTGGCGGGATAACACTTGACTGGACCGCAACAGGTGATGACGGCAGTACCGGTGACCTTTATGACGCGTTGATGGAAATTCGTAGTTCCACAAACGCAGCTGACGGCGGGAGTACTGCCTTGAATTCCACAATCTGGCCGCTTGAAATTCTTGCGGGTACTACGCAAACACATACAGTTACCGGTTTACTTCCCGGAGCGACATACTTTTTGTGGTTACGCATAGCGGATAATGCGCGTAACTGGAGTGCATTCTCCACAGTTGCCAGTGCATACTCTAATTTCGACGGGGTGTCTCCTTCCGCGGTGACAAACCTTACCGCATCGACACGCGAACAAATCCTTCTTACCTGGACCGCACCCGGGGATAACGGTATAAAAGGAGATTTAATTAACAGCAAATTTGAGATAACGTACACCACAAAATCAGCAAATATATCCGCATCTTCAGATAATTATGTATTGTTTATCCCAACTACTACAAAGCCGGGGGTTAATCAAATACTCAACCTAACCGCTCTTGTACCATTTGCTACATACTACATCTGGCTGCGCACATACGATGATGCAGAAAATCCTTCAGCGTACTCCTCAAAAGTTTCGGCTTACGCCTGGGTTTATAGTAAAGCAAATACTGCTATACCGGCAAGTGATAGTACCTATGCTATAGCTATAGCGGATTATGATAACGACGGGAGTATGGATATCGCAATTGCTAATTACCAAGACCCTGTCTTTGTTTACCGTAACACCAACGGCGCGTTTGTCCTTGACTGCCAGACCACACAAACTTCAAGCTCCTACGGGCTATACTCCCTCTCTGCGGGAGATTATAATAATGACGGGTACCCGGACCTTTTATCCGCAAATGAAGATGAAACTAAACGCGTATACCGTAATTCAGGAAACCATAGTTTTACACAATCCTGGGCATCCACAGATTCCGATCCCGTACGATGCTCCGCATGGGCAGACTTCAATAATGACGGTAAACTAGACTTCATCGTGGGTAACTACCGTGATTCACTTAAAATGTACCTTAACTCCGGGAATAATGTTTTTACCTTAACCTGGTCCTCAACAGAAACCCTGAGGTCATACAGGTTTGCGTGTAACGACTTTGATAATGACGGGTACATTGATTTTGCGGTGGTATCTTCCCGCACACCGTATCTCGCGGTATACAAAAACACGGGGAATAACAAATTTACGCTCTCCTGGCAGGCAAACCCGGCAGCGAACTACGGCGGGCTTGATATCGCGGACCTTGATAACGACGGTGATATGGATATTATCGGCGGGTTTTATAATTCTTCTACCCGTGCGTACCGCAATAATGGCGCAATGAGTTTTACGCAAATGTGGTCCTCGGGGCTCACTGATGTTGTATCCTCGCTTTCCTGCGGTGATTTTAATAATGACGGCCTTGCGGATATTGTTCTAGCTAATAATACCGCGAAAGACCGGATTTATGTCAACCTTGGAAACGACAGTTTTTATGCGTTCACCGACCTTTCCGCAAAGAATAGTTATGAAATAGAAACCGCGGATTTTAATAATGACAACACCCTGGACTGTTTTACTACTCAAAATAATAAAGCTAAGGTTCTTATCTCCAACCTTTACACAATAAAAAACAATACCGTACCGGTACCCCCGTCAAGCAGTTTCAAAGGGGTTTATAGCAACGGCGCGATATCTCTTACATGGGGAACAGGAAGTGATGTGGAGACCCCGCAAGCAGCATTAATTTATAACGTTCGTATTGGCACATTCCCCGGGGGATGCAACCTACTATCTTCGGTACGCAATGGTAAACGGTTAATCCCGCAAGGGCAAAATACGGTTAATACCTTAACGTTTAGTGTCCTCCAAAACACTACCTACTACTGGGCAGTACAGACAATTGATACCGTAAAAATTGCGAGCCCATGGTCAGTAGAACAAGCGATATATCCTCCAGTTGTATCAAGAGGGCGTATAAGCGGTAAAGTAGTAAGCACAAGCCATTCAATCGCTGATGCACTGGTTGAAGCTCTGGAGAACAGTACCGTCATAAACTCTGTCAATACTGACTCTAACGGTAATTACGAAATTGACCTCCCAACCAACACTTACATTCTCCGCGCGAGTAAGATCGGGTACCAAACCAAAACATCAACCCCGATCGCAGTGGAAACAGGTATTATGATTACCGGGTATAACTTTTTATTACCGGTAACCACCAACGATATTATTCTAGACGACGCGGAAACCACAAAAGTTACCGCCATAGGTGATTGGAGTAACAGCACTACAGCTAACGGTTATTACGGGTCTGGTTATAAGTACACCACAAACACACCTGCGGGCCAGACATTTGAATGGCGCACAGCCATACCCGTTGACGGTAGTTACACAGTATACGCAATGTGGACCTCCGCGGGAACACGTTCAACTGATGCAAAATATACGGTTACCCACGCAACCGGTACTAC from Elusimicrobiota bacterium carries:
- a CDS encoding class II fructose-bisphosphate aldolase, translating into MAVISKPREVKRILQWLRKHNACIPAFGTENALTTESIIVAAHETGRKMGIPRIPVMLAFTGHYPSRQQLANYTVTNNVWDGFLAVRDDVYRLAGKGAKFYSTVNVMVHFDHGHPELDHKVFEAGKNFFSSVMYDCSHLNLKTNMARTAVFVKNNRNYYLVEGVVDEIYESGTGAEKNVFTDPVAAEKYVHATGVDLIVVNLGTEHRAAVADIKYDHARARSISRRVGKMLVLHGTSSLPEQKLARLSGDGIIKVNIWTMLEKTGTAAVVLDSIHNLGCVLPPQELKALKEKNVITEKFYQRVTRQKMDLRYFTYLHMRNDSWIPAVQKKMGMFYSRFGYHRLG
- a CDS encoding carboxypeptidase regulatory-like domain-containing protein; protein product: MKRVVCLLLSCILIFSFTLNARAVLTEGRCLWITRWDYKNAADIQALITQAKNANFNIVLFQVRGTADAFYNSKYEPWSDDLGTLGVDPGWDPLAEAVTRAHAAGLELHAWINTFPAWSGTSAPPSCTPTHIYNAHPDWICVDSNGTKQALNSSYVSVSPGIPAVQDHLYNVVVDIITSYNVDGIHFDYIRYPNPQYSHDTISTQRFNDHTVGGGNPNNLAWAEWQREQITGFVERVYNGIAGPNGIKPGKKISASVWGIYKDIWGWGSSEGYSDYYQDSRKWLAKGIIDFECPMIYWPIVNTSGGGWNFKTLVEDFGANSYGRHIYSGLIADYASFSEVNNEIVLARNTAGISGSAIFAHSTLKSRAYYDDLVATGGPYNEIAIVPPMPWKITADTGSIQGVITKTGGSTPVSGASVQIWLGTVLKGNKLTDANGAYSLVLGTGAYTVTVTADGFSSVQENNVLISSFQNIVRNYSIQAIMGTIAGQVTETGTLKPIYNVNIEFLQNNIVSTKIQPNENGYYSLNLTSGTYTFRVEGPGYDVVTLDAQTIVPDTTMTRNYTLTPSTGFYANGFWHEVFSGNTYYHSAVSTAPTFWYGKDDTGDYDNALQNAGDLITPFYGIVTAQSRLTFWSYEQTDGRTGADKRQVFVSPDYGTTWNKVYDSAGTQSAWYKVDLDLSAYANSKILIKFRFDTVDPNYNSYLGWYINDVNISNLGGYITGIVYQPGGVTPLNGAKIRVMSDTNTEITSTLTGENGLYSILAPRGTWTLRASYPPYDPQTQSNVMVIPSSTTANINFTMQLTTDFTAPGTVVISTAAPAENAVGGITLDWTATGDDGSTGDLYDALMEIRSSTNAADGGSTALNSTIWPLEILAGTTQTHTVTGLLPGATYFLWLRIADNARNWSAFSTVASAYSNFDGVSPSAVTNLTASTREQILLTWTAPGDNGIKGDLINSKFEITYTTKSANISASSDNYVLFIPTTTKPGVNQILNLTALVPFATYYIWLRTYDDAENPSAYSSKVSAYAWVYSKANTAIPASDSTYAIAIADYDNDGSMDIAIANYQDPVFVYRNTNGAFVLDCQTTQTSSSYGLYSLSAGDYNNDGYPDLLSANEDETKRVYRNSGNHSFTQSWASTDSDPVRCSAWADFNNDGKLDFIVGNYRDSLKMYLNSGNNVFTLTWSSTETLRSYRFACNDFDNDGYIDFAVVSSRTPYLAVYKNTGNNKFTLSWQANPAANYGGLDIADLDNDGDMDIIGGFYNSSTRAYRNNGAMSFTQMWSSGLTDVVSSLSCGDFNNDGLADIVLANNTAKDRIYVNLGNDSFYAFTDLSAKNSYEIETADFNNDNTLDCFTTQNNKAKVLISNLYTIKNNTVPVPPSSSFKGVYSNGAISLTWGTGSDVETPQAALIYNVRIGTFPGGCNLLSSVRNGKRLIPQGQNTVNTLTFSVLQNTTYYWAVQTIDTVKIASPWSVEQAIYPPVVSRGRISGKVVSTSHSIADALVEALENSTVINSVNTDSNGNYEIDLPTNTYILRASKIGYQTKTSTPIAVETGIMITGYNFLLPVTTNDIILDDAETTKVTAIGDWSNSTTANGYYGSGYKYTTNTPAGQTFEWRTAIPVDGSYTVYAMWTSAGTRSTDAKYTVTHATGTTMFMVNQTLNNGEWMPLGTFSFTTGITARVSLSNNFSSGTYVIADAVKFVATEITITSATISGKVTETDNTTAVTGASVTITGSQYAYNLVTANDGSFIYALTPGSYTITAGKEGYTTDTQYTVTLTTGLFIDNINFKLSVDTSTTVTISTASLTYAVNTGTVAITFSGSGFNTVPVLTLTNGNNVITPLSITRTNVSSFTCIIDLAGVTAAKYKIAVTMPDGRIASIIDDNFMVLLDHTKHNTVVSGYDSKLRLYIPSGTLSTDAYFTFNILSLTAPEYANVTDIAEANTYARKTLSLNLIKNGLVEINGYNRYSQRLTSNDYLLSMLLSIPYDDNNNDNATDTGNINVNTLNIYTLNSTRWETGLSLPLINTTYKIVTLSIPHCSVFALLGRAIPTTLASVRVYPNPTTGTQAIAFSRITKDAVIKLYNINGELVRELFNYDYDDIETWDLTNSAGEPVATGVYVYLITDPLSNKVAGKLAVIK
- the xylB gene encoding xylulokinase — encoded protein: MFLVVDLGTTSVRSSIIDKFGKTLAFEAREYPIIHPKPDWAEQDPLVWWKNVVITMKAVTAKVKQNKCISAITVTSQREGLVPVDDKCRCLSNCIIWMDKRTVSQAEEVKKVAGTNAVFKLTGLRIDPSFSLCKLLWIKHNKPELYRSAYKFLQAEDYIIAKLTGRFVTEPSIASRTMMLDIRKRVWSRQMFTKFGVDTKKFPEILESGTVVGEVLPSIAREVGLEGVTKVITGGGDQQCAAVGVGAVKEGIVSVSIGTSSVLSMTLNHPVLDPGRKMLCCCAAVPGKWELEPPIWTTGVLLRWCRDVLYENTNYDDMVSSAVKTGIGAGKLVVLPYFMGAGAPLWNPDARGVFIGLTLGHTRENIVRAVLESVAYEIRSNLEYMEHLGVKIGTVILSGGGAKSRLWAKIVADCIGKRIVLTASAEAATLGAAVLASTSTGTYQTVYDAVKHMVHHKSIVIPDKRNYREYTKYYGVYKNAYAGLEKVFHLIAGI